One stretch of Roseovarius mucosus DNA includes these proteins:
- the rplI gene encoding 50S ribosomal protein L9: protein MQVILLERVAKLGQMGDVVDVKPGFARNYLLPQGKALSASEKNISDFANRKAQLEAQNLETRKEAEAMADKLNGQQFIVIRQASDSGALYGSVSTRDAADAATENGFTVERKQVALTRPIKDLGLHDVLVTLHPEVVATIQLNVARSVEEAALQASGKSIQDAAAEADQAADFEIAELFDDIGGAAGEDDDYSDRRDNNA from the coding sequence ATGCAAGTGATCCTTCTTGAACGCGTTGCCAAGCTTGGCCAGATGGGCGATGTCGTCGACGTCAAGCCCGGCTTTGCCCGCAACTACCTGCTGCCGCAGGGCAAGGCGCTGTCGGCTTCGGAAAAGAACATTTCCGATTTCGCAAACCGCAAGGCGCAACTTGAGGCTCAGAACCTCGAGACCCGCAAAGAAGCCGAGGCGATGGCCGACAAGCTGAACGGTCAGCAGTTCATTGTCATCCGTCAGGCCTCTGACAGCGGCGCACTCTACGGTTCGGTCAGCACCCGTGATGCGGCTGATGCCGCCACCGAGAATGGCTTTACCGTCGAGCGCAAGCAGGTTGCCCTGACCCGCCCGATCAAAGACCTTGGTCTGCATGACGTTCTCGTCACGCTGCACCCCGAGGTGGTTGCCACGATCCAGTTGAACGTTGCGCGTTCGGTCGAAGAAGCAGCCCTGCAAGCCTCTGGCAAGAGCATCCAAGATGCCGCCGCCGAGGCCGATCAGGCCGCAGACTTTGAGATTGCCGAACTGTTTGATGACATCGGTGGTGCCGCCGGCGAAGACGACGATTATTCAGATCGTCGCGACAATAACGCCTGA
- a CDS encoding LuxR family transcriptional regulator has translation MIQVDPFRQFLDDLRNRFELDHVAYAGMNPISGQSHGHMTYGADWTSHYLQHKYYEIDPTLLKARHSIAPVDWNRLERGAEFQTIFQAARDFGISDRGLTIPIHGPYGDVGGLSINRDCSEREWQLLISGIIGNLQAAAVHMHDMVIQSDPLTRMLNTPSLSTREIEILQWTAAGKSQQDIGDILSISHRTVEVHLRSARQKLNALTTPQAIGRAINLGLIYPR, from the coding sequence ATGATCCAGGTCGACCCCTTCAGGCAGTTTCTTGACGATCTGCGCAACAGGTTCGAGCTTGATCATGTGGCCTATGCCGGAATGAATCCGATCAGTGGGCAATCACATGGGCATATGACCTATGGCGCGGATTGGACCTCTCACTATCTCCAGCACAAGTACTACGAGATTGACCCCACCCTGCTCAAGGCGCGCCACAGTATCGCGCCGGTTGACTGGAACAGGCTGGAACGGGGGGCCGAGTTTCAAACCATTTTTCAGGCGGCTCGTGATTTCGGGATATCGGATAGAGGGCTAACGATTCCCATTCATGGCCCCTATGGTGATGTCGGCGGCCTCAGCATCAATCGCGATTGTTCTGAACGCGAATGGCAACTGTTGATCTCGGGGATCATCGGTAACCTTCAGGCAGCGGCTGTGCATATGCATGACATGGTGATTCAGTCCGATCCCCTAACCCGGATGCTGAACACTCCCTCTCTCTCGACCCGCGAGATTGAAATCCTGCAATGGACAGCAGCGGGCAAATCCCAACAGGACATCGGCGATATCCTGTCGATCTCGCACCGCACAGTCGAAGTGCACCTGCGGTCTGCGCGCCAAAAGCTCAATGCGCTGACAACTCCGCAGGCAATTGGGCGTGCGATCAACCTCGGTTTGATCTATCCGCGTTGA
- a CDS encoding acyl-homoserine-lactone synthase → MILVIDAINKDRFSHVLDEMFKLRARVFGDRLGWQVEVKDGRERDLFDDLNPAYAVGLDDEGNVVSCVRALQTTGPHMLADVFADILDGEPPLRSATLWESTRFCVDTRRLGRGRDRNSVSYATCELMIASLEAAKRAGVSDIVTVIDPVMDRVLKRSGNAPYDYVGKTADMGKVPALAALLDCTDERIDRIRAFGGVEGDVFISDDAALALPAIAGHVTPKTPLEQYCDEQIASATSEKERIAALRLKAALEDKIRSRMDQRA, encoded by the coding sequence ATGATTTTGGTAATTGATGCCATCAATAAGGACAGGTTCAGCCATGTGCTGGATGAGATGTTCAAACTGCGCGCACGAGTCTTTGGGGATCGACTCGGTTGGCAGGTTGAAGTGAAGGATGGTCGCGAGCGCGATCTGTTCGATGACCTGAACCCGGCCTACGCCGTGGGTCTCGACGATGAAGGAAATGTCGTATCCTGCGTGCGCGCGCTGCAGACCACTGGTCCGCACATGCTGGCCGATGTCTTTGCCGATATCCTCGATGGCGAGCCGCCATTGCGCAGCGCAACCCTTTGGGAGTCCACTCGCTTCTGCGTCGACACACGTCGCCTCGGGCGCGGACGTGATCGCAACTCGGTCTCTTACGCGACCTGCGAACTGATGATCGCCTCACTCGAAGCGGCAAAACGTGCGGGTGTTTCGGACATTGTGACCGTGATTGATCCGGTGATGGACCGGGTCCTGAAACGCTCAGGCAACGCGCCCTATGACTATGTCGGCAAGACTGCCGATATGGGCAAGGTTCCCGCCCTCGCGGCATTGCTGGATTGCACGGACGAGCGAATCGACCGCATCCGCGCCTTTGGCGGAGTTGAGGGAGACGTTTTTATCAGCGATGACGCGGCGCTCGCACTGCCAGCGATTGCAGGCCACGTCACACCGAAAACACCACTCGAGCAATATTGCGATGAGCAAATTGCCTCGGCAACCTCGGAAAAAGAGCGGATTGCCGCTCTGCGGCTCAAGGCCGCTCTTGAGGACAAGATTCGTTCGCGCATGGATCAACGTGCCTGA
- the tig gene encoding trigger factor produces MQVTETLNEGLKRGYKMILSAKDLDEKVNAKLKEAQPDIEIKGFRKGKVPLPLLKKQFGQRVLGEAMQESVDDAMKAHFEAKGERPAFEPDVKMANQDWKEGDDVEIVLSYEALPAIPDVDLKSLKLERLVAKADDAAVDEALKNLAENAQDFKDRKKGSKSKDGDQVVIDFVGKVDGEAFDGGSAEDYPLVIGSGSFIPGFEEQLVGVKVEEVKAVTVTFPEAYQAAHLAGKEAVFDCTVKAVKEPVAAEINDELAQKYGAEDLAALKTQISERLEMEYAGAARAILKRHVLDQLDEKVSFDLPPSMVDAEAKQIAHQLWHEENPDVQGHDHPEIDVTEEHTKLAERRVRLGLLLAELGQKAEVQVSDAEMTQAVMNQARQYPGHEREFFEFVQKNPQMRQQLRAPIFEDKVIDYVVELAEVTDKELSKEELEKAIEAMNDE; encoded by the coding sequence ATGCAGGTCACCGAGACCCTGAACGAAGGGCTGAAGCGCGGCTACAAGATGATCTTGTCAGCCAAGGATCTGGACGAGAAGGTAAACGCCAAGCTCAAGGAGGCCCAGCCGGATATCGAGATCAAGGGGTTCCGCAAGGGCAAGGTGCCGCTGCCGCTCTTGAAAAAGCAGTTTGGCCAGCGCGTGCTGGGCGAAGCTATGCAAGAAAGCGTCGATGACGCGATGAAGGCGCATTTCGAAGCCAAGGGCGAGCGCCCGGCGTTCGAACCTGATGTCAAAATGGCCAATCAAGACTGGAAAGAGGGCGACGATGTTGAAATCGTCCTGAGCTACGAGGCTCTGCCCGCGATTCCCGATGTCGACCTCAAGTCACTGAAGCTGGAGCGTCTGGTCGCCAAAGCCGATGATGCCGCCGTTGATGAGGCGCTCAAGAACCTTGCCGAGAATGCGCAGGATTTCAAGGATCGCAAAAAAGGCTCCAAATCCAAAGACGGCGATCAGGTTGTGATCGACTTTGTTGGCAAGGTCGATGGCGAAGCTTTTGACGGCGGCAGCGCCGAAGATTATCCGCTGGTCATTGGCTCGGGCAGCTTTATCCCCGGCTTTGAAGAGCAGCTGGTGGGCGTCAAGGTTGAAGAGGTCAAGGCTGTGACCGTGACCTTCCCCGAGGCCTATCAGGCCGCGCATTTGGCGGGTAAAGAGGCTGTGTTCGATTGCACTGTCAAAGCAGTGAAAGAGCCTGTAGCCGCTGAGATCAACGACGAGTTGGCGCAAAAATACGGTGCCGAAGACTTGGCTGCGCTCAAAACTCAGATCTCCGAGCGTCTTGAGATGGAATATGCTGGGGCAGCACGTGCGATCCTCAAGCGTCATGTTCTGGATCAGTTGGACGAGAAGGTCAGCTTTGATTTGCCGCCAAGCATGGTGGACGCCGAGGCCAAGCAGATCGCGCATCAGCTTTGGCATGAGGAAAACCCTGACGTGCAGGGCCATGATCACCCCGAGATCGACGTGACCGAAGAGCATACCAAGCTTGCAGAGCGGCGTGTCCGCCTTGGTCTCTTGCTCGCAGAGTTGGGGCAGAAGGCTGAAGTGCAGGTCTCGGATGCGGAAATGACGCAAGCGGTTATGAACCAAGCGCGCCAATATCCGGGCCACGAGCGGGAGTTCTTTGAATTCGTGCAGAAGAACCCGCAAATGCGCCAGCAGCTGCGCGCGCCCATCTTCGAAGACAAGGTCATCGACTATGTGGTCGAACTGGCTGAGGTGACGGATAAAGAGCTGTCCAAGGAAGAGCTTGAGAAAGCCATCGAAGCGATGAACGACGAGTAA
- a CDS encoding Hint domain-containing protein, whose protein sequence is MKPKTVGRSDGGLAVFPPVDTCGLLADSIILTLDGERRVADLNVGDRVITRDSGTAVLRGIARHRLRTAAVRIMAGTLGHTRPERDVTLPAGQLLLVRDWRAKALFGDTQALVPATRLVDGEFVTLEAAQEMTLFSFDFAAPHILYVDGLELASNADMRLDARAA, encoded by the coding sequence ATGAAACCGAAAACGGTCGGGCGGTCAGATGGCGGATTGGCCGTCTTTCCACCTGTGGACACATGCGGCCTGTTGGCCGACAGCATCATTCTCACCCTCGATGGCGAGCGGCGCGTTGCCGATTTGAATGTCGGGGATCGTGTGATCACCCGCGATAGCGGCACGGCGGTCTTGCGTGGCATCGCTCGGCACAGGCTGCGCACGGCGGCGGTGCGGATCATGGCGGGCACGCTCGGGCATACCCGGCCCGAACGGGATGTGACCCTGCCTGCTGGCCAGCTTTTGCTTGTGCGCGACTGGCGCGCTAAGGCGCTCTTTGGCGACACTCAGGCGCTCGTGCCCGCGACACGGCTGGTGGATGGCGAGTTTGTGACGCTTGAGGCGGCGCAGGAAATGACGCTCTTCAGCTTCGATTTCGCAGCCCCCCACATCCTCTATGTCGACGGGTTGGAATTGGCCAGCAACGCCGACATGCGGCTTGACGCCCGCGCGGCCTGA
- a CDS encoding NAD(P)H-hydrate dehydratase — translation MLEILTATEMRAREQVAIESGGVTGLDLMERAGRAVVDAVFAEWPELAQTPQTAAVLCGPGNNGGDGFVIARLLKAWGWEVGVYLYGDPERLPPDARINHDRWCAMGSVHDLAQASVEGLKVALMVDALFGTGLRRPLEGVAQQGLNQVAARVVAVDLPSGLCSDSGRVLGTVSNAVRAALTVTFHAPKLGHVLADGPAVCGRVMVADIALAAQAGGAVRLVAPPDAQSLTKAETAHKFGHGHALILTGGAGTTGAARLAARAALRIGAGVVTLGVPPSAQMEVAAQITALMLRRIEDGKTLYAALTDKRITALCLGPGMGTARARDLVPVVLRHESAPRVVLDADALTAFADAPETLFGLLHEGCVLTPHGGEFARLFPDIAARLAAPATQGPAYSKVEATREAAKRAGCVVLLKGADTVIAAPDGACAIHAAAYGRAAPWLATAGAGDVLAGFVAGLLARGFPPMQAAETAAWLHGECARCFGPGLIAEDLPEVLPKVLRALPDQAARASSRMSALLANSNPST, via the coding sequence ATGCTAGAAATTCTGACAGCCACTGAAATGCGCGCGCGGGAACAGGTGGCCATCGAGTCGGGCGGAGTAACTGGGCTTGATCTAATGGAGCGCGCGGGACGTGCCGTGGTCGACGCGGTGTTCGCTGAATGGCCGGAACTTGCGCAAACGCCACAAACTGCGGCGGTTCTGTGCGGACCGGGTAACAATGGCGGCGACGGTTTTGTCATCGCGCGGCTTTTAAAGGCGTGGGGCTGGGAGGTGGGTGTCTACCTTTATGGTGATCCGGAGCGGCTGCCACCGGATGCACGGATCAACCATGATCGGTGGTGCGCCATGGGATCTGTGCATGATCTTGCGCAGGCCTCTGTCGAGGGGCTCAAGGTCGCGTTGATGGTCGATGCGCTGTTCGGCACCGGTCTGCGACGACCGCTAGAGGGCGTGGCGCAGCAAGGCTTGAACCAAGTGGCGGCACGTGTTGTGGCCGTGGATCTGCCCTCTGGGCTGTGCAGCGACAGTGGGCGGGTGTTGGGCACAGTTTCAAACGCGGTCCGGGCGGCGCTTACGGTTACGTTTCACGCGCCCAAGCTGGGTCATGTGCTGGCGGATGGGCCCGCGGTCTGTGGTCGGGTCATGGTGGCGGACATTGCTCTTGCGGCGCAGGCTGGGGGCGCGGTCAGGCTGGTCGCGCCCCCGGACGCGCAAAGCCTTACCAAGGCAGAAACAGCACATAAGTTTGGCCATGGTCATGCGCTGATCCTGACGGGTGGTGCGGGCACGACCGGCGCGGCGCGTTTGGCTGCGCGCGCGGCGCTTCGCATTGGGGCAGGGGTGGTGACCCTTGGCGTGCCGCCCTCGGCACAGATGGAAGTGGCTGCCCAAATCACCGCGCTGATGTTGCGCCGGATTGAAGATGGCAAAACTTTGTACGCCGCGCTGACAGACAAGCGCATTACTGCGCTCTGCTTGGGGCCAGGAATGGGCACAGCGCGGGCGCGCGACTTGGTGCCGGTGGTGCTGCGCCATGAAAGCGCCCCGCGCGTGGTTCTTGATGCCGATGCGCTGACCGCTTTTGCCGATGCCCCTGAGACTCTCTTTGGCTTGCTGCACGAGGGCTGTGTTTTGACGCCGCATGGTGGCGAATTCGCGCGGCTCTTTCCCGATATTGCCGCGCGTTTGGCCGCGCCTGCCACACAAGGCCCTGCCTATTCCAAGGTTGAGGCCACCCGAGAGGCCGCCAAGCGGGCGGGCTGTGTCGTCCTTTTGAAAGGGGCCGATACCGTGATTGCTGCGCCAGATGGCGCCTGCGCCATTCATGCGGCGGCCTATGGGCGTGCAGCGCCATGGCTGGCTACGGCTGGCGCAGGCGATGTGCTGGCGGGGTTTGTCGCCGGGTTGCTGGCCCGTGGGTTTCCCCCGATGCAAGCCGCCGAAACAGCGGCGTGGCTACATGGCGAATGTGCGCGCTGCTTTGGCCCCGGCCTGATTGCCGAGGACCTACCCGAGGTCCTGCCCAAAGTGCTGCGCGCGTTGCCGGATCAGGCCGCGCGGGCGTCAAGCCGCATGTCGGCGTTGCTGGCCAATTCCAACCCGTCGACATAG
- a CDS encoding P-II family nitrogen regulator, protein MKKIEAIIKPFKLDEVKEALQEAGIQGLSVIEVKGFGRQKGHTELYRGAEYVVDFLPKVKIDVVLDDDQVDAAIAAIIDAAKTDKIGDGKIFVSPVEQAIRIRTGESGSDAL, encoded by the coding sequence ATGAAAAAGATCGAAGCGATTATCAAACCCTTCAAACTCGACGAGGTGAAAGAGGCGCTTCAGGAAGCTGGCATTCAGGGCCTCTCGGTGATCGAGGTCAAGGGTTTTGGTCGTCAAAAGGGCCATACCGAGCTGTATCGTGGTGCCGAATACGTGGTCGATTTTCTTCCCAAGGTGAAAATCGACGTCGTGCTCGATGACGATCAGGTGGACGCGGCCATTGCAGCGATCATCGACGCGGCCAAAACCGACAAGATTGGCGACGGCAAGATTTTCGTCAGCCCCGTCGAGCAAGCCATTCGCATCCGCACCGGTGAGTCCGGTTCGGACGCGCTCTGA
- the glnA gene encoding type I glutamate--ammonia ligase: MSKDAVLKLIKDEDVDYVDIRFTDVRGKLQHVTVVADLVDEDFLEEGFMFDGSSISGWKSIEASDMKLMPDTESAYVDPFYAEKTLCIHCSVVEPDTGESYDRDPRGTAEKAEAYLKSSGIGDVAYFGPEAEFFIFDDVRFSNTINKVSYQVDAVDASWNSDTEYEMGNTGHRPGLKGGYFPVNPIDDAQDLRAEMLSTMKRIGMKVDKHHHEVASCQHELGLIFGTLTKQADEIQKYKYIIHNVAHAYGKSATFMPKPIYGDNGSGMHVNMSIWKDGKPLFAGDKYADLSQEALYFIGGILKHAKTLNAFTNPGTNSYKRLIPGFEAPVLRAYSARNRSGCVRIPWTESPKAKRVEARFPDPSANPYLAFSALLMAGLDGIKSKIDPGEAMDKNLYDLPAEELKDIPTVCGSLREALECLAADHDFLLAGDVFTKDQIEAYIALKMDEVHKYEHTPHPVEFGMYYSC, translated from the coding sequence ATGAGCAAAGACGCAGTTCTCAAGCTGATCAAGGATGAGGATGTTGACTACGTCGATATCCGGTTCACCGACGTGCGCGGTAAACTTCAGCATGTGACCGTGGTCGCGGACCTGGTCGATGAGGATTTCCTCGAAGAAGGCTTTATGTTCGACGGATCGTCGATCTCTGGCTGGAAGTCGATCGAGGCTTCCGACATGAAGCTGATGCCCGACACCGAGAGTGCATATGTCGATCCGTTCTACGCGGAAAAGACACTTTGCATCCATTGCTCGGTTGTTGAACCCGACACCGGCGAATCCTACGATCGCGATCCGCGCGGCACGGCAGAAAAAGCCGAGGCATATCTCAAGTCGTCCGGTATCGGCGATGTGGCCTATTTTGGCCCCGAAGCTGAATTCTTCATCTTTGACGATGTGCGCTTCTCGAACACCATCAACAAAGTCTCGTATCAGGTAGACGCTGTTGATGCGTCTTGGAACAGTGACACCGAATACGAGATGGGCAACACCGGCCATCGTCCGGGCCTCAAGGGCGGGTATTTCCCGGTAAACCCGATCGACGACGCCCAAGACCTGCGCGCCGAAATGCTCTCGACCATGAAGCGGATTGGCATGAAGGTGGATAAGCACCACCATGAAGTCGCAAGCTGCCAGCACGAACTGGGTCTGATTTTCGGCACGCTGACCAAGCAGGCCGACGAGATTCAGAAATACAAATACATCATTCACAACGTGGCGCATGCCTATGGCAAATCCGCCACCTTCATGCCCAAGCCGATCTATGGCGACAACGGGTCGGGCATGCACGTGAACATGTCGATCTGGAAAGATGGCAAGCCGCTTTTTGCCGGTGACAAATATGCCGACCTCAGCCAAGAGGCGCTGTATTTCATCGGTGGCATTCTCAAGCATGCCAAGACGCTGAACGCCTTCACCAACCCCGGCACCAACAGCTACAAGCGGTTGATCCCCGGTTTCGAGGCCCCCGTTCTGCGCGCCTATTCGGCCCGCAACCGTTCGGGTTGCGTCCGTATTCCGTGGACCGAAAGCCCCAAGGCCAAGCGCGTAGAGGCCCGTTTCCCCGATCCGAGCGCAAACCCCTATCTGGCGTTTTCCGCTCTGCTCATGGCTGGCCTCGACGGTATCAAATCCAAGATTGATCCCGGCGAAGCCATGGACAAGAACCTCTATGACCTGCCCGCCGAAGAGCTGAAAGACATCCCGACCGTCTGTGGTTCTCTGCGCGAAGCATTGGAATGTCTGGCCGCTGATCACGATTTCCTGCTGGCAGGCGACGTGTTCACCAAAGACCAGATCGAGGCCTACATCGCGCTCAAGATGGACGAAGTCCACAAATACGAGCACACACCGCACCCTGTCGAATTCGGCATGTATTACAGCTGCTGA
- a CDS encoding lytic murein transglycosylase, which yields MRPLQPLTMALGFGLLATSALAAPCGNSADGFSNWKAAFAKEAAAEGVGPRGLEALAGAQYASSTIAADRNQKSFKYSLEKFMQVRGAPTIVAQGRKRRAQDAAFYDALERQYGVPAGVLLAIHGMETGFGGFMGDSAVVSAIVTLTYDCRRSDFFRPHAVGALKLVDRGAITAQTKGAKHGELGHTQFLPGNALNYGVDANGDGRVDFYNLTDALASTANFLRQKGWQPGQGYQEGQPNFAVIQQWNAAGVYQKAIALMAAQIDGG from the coding sequence ATGCGCCCCCTTCAGCCACTCACCATGGCTCTTGGTTTCGGCCTGCTGGCCACGAGCGCGCTCGCCGCGCCCTGTGGCAACAGTGCGGACGGCTTCTCAAATTGGAAGGCCGCCTTTGCCAAGGAGGCTGCCGCCGAGGGCGTTGGCCCAAGAGGGCTCGAGGCCTTGGCCGGGGCGCAATATGCCAGCAGCACCATTGCGGCGGACCGCAACCAAAAAAGCTTCAAGTACAGTCTTGAGAAATTCATGCAGGTTCGCGGGGCCCCCACCATTGTGGCCCAAGGTCGCAAGCGGCGCGCACAGGATGCCGCCTTTTACGACGCGTTAGAGCGTCAATATGGCGTCCCAGCCGGGGTGCTCCTTGCTATTCACGGCATGGAAACCGGCTTTGGTGGGTTCATGGGGGATAGTGCCGTTGTTTCGGCCATCGTCACACTGACCTATGATTGCCGCCGCTCTGATTTCTTTCGGCCCCATGCCGTTGGCGCGCTGAAGTTGGTGGATCGTGGCGCAATCACCGCCCAGACCAAGGGGGCAAAACACGGCGAGTTGGGGCATACCCAGTTCTTGCCGGGCAATGCCCTAAACTACGGGGTTGATGCCAATGGCGACGGGCGGGTGGATTTCTACAATCTGACCGACGCGCTTGCGTCAACCGCGAACTTCCTGCGCCAAAAAGGCTGGCAACCCGGACAGGGCTATCAGGAAGGTCAACCGAATTTCGCCGTGATCCAGCAATGGAACGCCGCCGGGGTCTATCAAAAAGCGATTGCCCTGATGGCCGCGCAAATCGACGGGGGCTGA
- a CDS encoding heme-dependent oxidative N-demethylase family protein yields the protein MTEILQTRLPYDPEAAHALPGISPLLMADWLQVDEAFAGQMAERARLLSEQRAEVLAVTDGAGPAADELLQFVLDWLQEYGQAYGVSAKQVQRPDGVIVPIDRTDPMGTLGQLVQEDLCLMERRGDEHVLTAAVLCFPASWHLADKIGRPLTTIHVPVKTYDEALARRVQRLFDGVQEGRPLWRFNALRYADPTLHQPRSRVQPSAEAAYPYLRSERQCVLRLPQTRACVFSIHTYVLARKDGC from the coding sequence ATGACAGAGATTCTTCAGACCCGATTGCCCTATGATCCCGAGGCCGCGCATGCCCTGCCGGGTATTTCCCCGCTCTTGATGGCCGACTGGTTGCAGGTCGATGAGGCCTTTGCCGGTCAGATGGCCGAGCGTGCCCGTCTTTTGTCCGAACAGCGCGCCGAGGTTCTGGCGGTCACAGACGGGGCGGGTCCTGCGGCGGACGAGCTTTTGCAATTTGTGCTGGATTGGTTGCAGGAATACGGCCAAGCCTATGGTGTTTCCGCAAAGCAAGTGCAGCGCCCCGATGGTGTCATTGTGCCGATTGATCGCACTGATCCCATGGGGACTTTGGGGCAACTGGTGCAAGAGGATCTTTGCCTCATGGAACGGCGGGGCGATGAGCATGTTTTGACCGCCGCAGTTCTGTGCTTTCCGGCAAGCTGGCACCTTGCGGACAAGATTGGTCGGCCCCTGACGACCATTCACGTGCCGGTCAAGACTTATGATGAGGCTCTTGCGCGCCGGGTGCAGCGGCTCTTTGATGGGGTGCAGGAGGGGCGGCCGCTTTGGCGGTTCAATGCCTTGCGCTATGCCGATCCAACCTTGCATCAGCCCCGATCGAGGGTGCAACCGAGCGCAGAGGCTGCGTATCCCTATTTGCGCAGTGAACGCCAATGCGTCTTGCGCCTGCCGCAAACGCGAGCTTGCGTGTTTTCGATCCATACCTACGTTTTGGCGCGCAAGGACGGCTGCTGA
- a CDS encoding DUF6314 family protein: protein MTHTITLDDFTGVWTLERVIQHEDGASARFSGRAVWKPQPKGLAYHETGEMVLETGARFLAERRYLWSVDLSVWFEDGRFFHTVPAQGGPTAHWCDPDQYDGHYDFADWPAFTVTWHVRGPRKDYRMETRYHRSDDFADAAAQALG from the coding sequence ATGACACACACCATCACCCTTGATGATTTTACAGGCGTCTGGACGCTTGAGCGGGTCATTCAACATGAGGATGGCGCTTCGGCTCGGTTCAGCGGGCGCGCCGTCTGGAAACCGCAGCCCAAAGGTTTGGCCTATCATGAGACCGGCGAGATGGTGCTGGAGACAGGCGCACGGTTTCTGGCTGAGCGGCGCTATCTGTGGTCCGTGGATCTGTCCGTCTGGTTCGAGGATGGGCGGTTTTTTCACACAGTGCCGGCTCAGGGCGGGCCGACCGCGCATTGGTGTGATCCGGATCAGTATGACGGGCATTACGATTTTGCGGATTGGCCCGCCTTTACGGTCACGTGGCATGTGCGCGGCCCGCGCAAGGATTACCGGATGGAGACGCGCTATCATCGTTCAGACGATTTTGCGGATGCGGCGGCGCAGGCGCTTGGCTAA
- a CDS encoding glycosyltransferase family 10 domain-containing protein, with amino-acid sequence MTIKVHPFGDYAHRQPLAYDPIRRACAPAITVTDTFDAADIILLAHTKDLDRHAEALAPRLAAHQRLVLLSEEPLWDCVWAKDPLTPAQVVETEAGPLPYVFLNHVTSDIYEFERIPYFLLTDYAYPTRYGCWFAENARLSQEDWTARFAAVKWDMAFVAEYRDEPRFDAAFPEAGFYGLGRWRTRLALACTGERLLRMGAGWNVLPRRQTLPDWHLEKYLDLRGRCAVLSAVENTYHRSYITEKLFDSLAIGAVPLYVAGADHRVHDLLPQGAFVNLNGLTPEAAAERIAGFTADPQTLSAYCEAQARMAALFNTPSLLCAEYERLAQALTRNLAALI; translated from the coding sequence TTGACAATCAAGGTGCATCCCTTTGGCGATTATGCGCACCGTCAGCCCTTGGCCTATGATCCCATTCGCCGGGCCTGCGCGCCCGCGATTACGGTCACGGATACGTTTGATGCGGCGGATATCATTCTGCTTGCCCATACCAAGGACCTCGATCGCCATGCCGAGGCGTTAGCGCCACGACTGGCGGCGCATCAGCGCCTTGTGCTCTTGTCAGAAGAACCACTTTGGGATTGTGTCTGGGCCAAAGATCCGCTCACCCCTGCGCAGGTCGTTGAGACTGAAGCGGGGCCTTTGCCCTATGTTTTCCTCAACCATGTGACATCCGACATCTATGAGTTTGAGCGGATTCCCTACTTCCTTTTGACGGATTACGCCTATCCCACGCGCTATGGGTGTTGGTTCGCGGAAAACGCGCGTCTGTCACAAGAGGATTGGACGGCGCGGTTCGCTGCAGTAAAATGGGATATGGCCTTTGTCGCCGAATACCGGGACGAGCCGCGCTTTGATGCGGCCTTTCCTGAGGCCGGGTTTTACGGCCTGGGGCGTTGGCGGACACGGCTGGCATTGGCCTGCACCGGCGAGCGGCTGTTGCGGATGGGGGCCGGGTGGAATGTGCTGCCGCGCAGGCAGACCCTGCCGGATTGGCATCTTGAGAAATACCTTGATCTGCGCGGTCGCTGCGCTGTGCTTTCGGCGGTCGAGAACACCTATCACCGGTCCTATATCACGGAAAAGCTGTTCGACAGCCTCGCGATTGGCGCTGTGCCGCTCTATGTCGCGGGGGCGGATCACCGGGTTCATGACCTGCTGCCGCAGGGGGCATTTGTCAACCTCAACGGTCTGACGCCAGAGGCGGCGGCAGAGCGGATAGCCGGGTTTACAGCCGATCCACAGACCTTGTCCGCCTATTGCGAGGCGCAGGCGCGGATGGCGGCGCTGTTCAACACGCCATCCCTACTTTGCGCGGAATACGAGCGCTTGGCGCAGGCGTTGACGCGCAACCTTGCTGCGCTGATCTGA